The following coding sequences are from one Desulfobacterales bacterium window:
- the glpB gene encoding glycerol-3-phosphate dehydrogenase subunit GlpB: MNYDCIIIGGGLSGLICGIKCLSEGLNCAIISAGMNSLNFSSGSIDLLGFHPKNQFVNAPFACMESFIAVNPFHPYATCGIDIIEESLYFFKDALEKENLTLFSNGKNNHFTVTAVGAIKPTFFSQIGMFNEKIKSAFERKSKIAIINIQGYRDFYPLIIAKNLVKNEIFKDINIITGSVDMISLFKSKFKTKKNPYEFRSIDIARFFEDDLFIEEIANKIIDAAKDAEIVAMPAFFGKHPSCAPIKKLEDLTGRIFYEIPTLPPSICGMRLDEALKSRFTGLGGIFIAGDKVVSGKILNGKVEYVSTENYGASKLKAKCFVLSTGSFFSGGIKSGFQFMKEPLFNLQMEYTVIRRKWYNNLFFDPESHPFFNFGVKTDYTFRPYDNCGKIIENLFCSGAILANYNPIKEGSGGGVAISTGYKAAKKIIEICKK; encoded by the coding sequence ATGAATTATGATTGTATAATCATTGGTGGAGGGCTTTCAGGACTGATTTGCGGGATTAAATGTCTTTCTGAAGGGCTTAATTGCGCAATAATTTCGGCGGGTATGAACTCTCTTAATTTTTCATCAGGCTCTATAGACCTTTTAGGATTTCATCCTAAAAATCAGTTTGTTAATGCTCCATTTGCTTGTATGGAGTCCTTTATTGCCGTAAATCCTTTTCATCCTTACGCAACTTGTGGAATTGATATTATTGAAGAATCTTTGTATTTTTTTAAAGACGCGCTTGAAAAAGAAAATTTAACTTTATTTTCAAATGGTAAAAATAATCATTTCACCGTAACAGCTGTCGGAGCTATCAAGCCTACTTTTTTTTCACAAATAGGTATGTTCAATGAAAAAATAAAATCAGCTTTTGAGCGAAAGTCAAAAATAGCTATTATCAATATTCAAGGATATAGGGATTTTTATCCGTTAATAATAGCTAAAAATCTTGTTAAAAACGAAATATTTAAAGATATTAATATAATTACAGGTTCGGTTGATATGATATCTTTGTTTAAAAGCAAATTTAAAACAAAGAAAAATCCCTATGAATTTCGTTCTATAGACATTGCACGGTTTTTTGAGGATGATTTATTTATTGAGGAAATTGCAAATAAAATAATTGACGCAGCAAAAGATGCTGAAATTGTTGCAATGCCTGCTTTTTTTGGAAAACATCCAAGCTGCGCCCCTATAAAAAAATTAGAAGATTTGACCGGCCGTATTTTTTATGAAATACCTACGCTTCCTCCATCTATTTGCGGTATGAGGTTAGATGAGGCTTTAAAATCAAGATTTACAGGACTTGGAGGTATATTTATTGCTGGAGATAAAGTTGTTTCAGGAAAAATTTTAAATGGCAAGGTTGAATATGTATCAACTGAAAATTATGGGGCTTCAAAGCTAAAAGCAAAATGTTTTGTTCTTTCTACTGGTAGCTTTTTCAGTGGTGGAATAAAAAGCGGGTTTCAATTCATGAAGGAACCTTTGTTTAATCTTCAAATGGAATATACAGTTATAAGACGAAAATGGTATAATAATTTATTTTTTGATCCAGAAAGTCATCCTTTCTTTAATTTTGGAGTTAAAACTGATTATACCTTTAGACCCTATGACAATTGCGGAAAAATTATAGAGAATCTTTTTTGTTCCGGTGCTATTTTAGCAAATTATAACCCTATTAAAGAAGGAAGCGGCGGTGGAGTTGCTATAAGCACAGGATATAAAGCTGCAAAAAAAATAATAGAGATATGCAAGAAATGA
- the glpK gene encoding glycerol kinase GlpK, with protein MKKYVGAIDQGTTSTRFVIFDKIGQIVSMYQLEHKQIYQKPGWVEHDPIEIKEKTNAVIKGALEKKGIKPEELASIGITNQRETTVIWNKNTGKPYYNAIVWQDTRTDELCKKLSIGGDINCFRHKVGLPFATYFSGPKIRWILDNIEGVKQAAEKGDAVFGNIDSWLIWCLTGGSDNGVHVTDVTNASRTMLMNLETLDWDGEMCDVIGVPKKMLPEIKSSSEIYGYTDKKGVFGVEIPVAGDLGDQQAALFGQTCFEKGDAKNTYGTGCFLLVNTGETIVNSKYGLITTPAYKIGNQPANYALEGSIAIAGALVQWFRDNIGLIQTSQEIEAVAKTVEDNGGIYFVPAFSGLFAPHWKSDARGLIIGLTHYINRGHIARAILEATAFQTKEIFLAMEKDSGIKMNSLKADGGMVVNNLLMQFQSDILGVPVICPKVTETTVLGAAYAAGIAVGFWENKESLIKNWEIGNKWQPNMDEAKRNKLYEGWLKAVKRTFAWI; from the coding sequence ATGAAAAAATATGTAGGAGCTATTGATCAAGGAACAACAAGTACTCGTTTTGTTATATTTGATAAGATAGGCCAGATAGTTTCAATGTATCAGCTCGAGCATAAGCAGATATATCAAAAACCAGGCTGGGTTGAACATGATCCAATTGAAATTAAAGAAAAAACAAACGCAGTCATAAAAGGAGCCCTTGAAAAAAAAGGCATAAAGCCCGAAGAGCTTGCTTCTATAGGAATTACAAATCAAAGGGAAACAACTGTAATATGGAATAAAAATACAGGGAAGCCTTATTATAATGCTATTGTTTGGCAGGATACACGAACAGACGAGTTATGTAAGAAATTATCCATAGGTGGAGATATTAATTGTTTTAGGCATAAAGTAGGTTTGCCCTTTGCTACATATTTTTCAGGTCCAAAAATAAGATGGATTTTAGATAATATAGAAGGAGTTAAACAGGCTGCTGAAAAAGGTGATGCAGTTTTTGGTAATATTGATAGCTGGCTTATATGGTGCTTAACTGGAGGTAGTGACAATGGAGTACATGTTACAGATGTTACGAATGCCAGCAGAACTATGCTTATGAATTTGGAAACGCTGGATTGGGATGGTGAAATGTGTGATGTTATTGGAGTTCCCAAAAAAATGCTGCCTGAAATAAAATCATCGAGTGAAATTTACGGGTATACAGATAAAAAAGGAGTTTTTGGCGTTGAAATTCCTGTTGCTGGTGATTTAGGAGATCAACAAGCAGCTCTTTTTGGACAAACCTGTTTTGAAAAAGGAGATGCTAAAAATACTTATGGAACAGGGTGTTTTCTCCTTGTAAATACAGGAGAAACAATAGTTAATTCAAAATACGGACTTATTACAACTCCTGCATATAAAATTGGTAACCAGCCAGCAAATTACGCACTTGAAGGTTCAATAGCAATAGCAGGAGCGCTTGTTCAATGGTTTAGGGATAATATTGGACTTATTCAAACTTCCCAAGAAATAGAGGCTGTTGCTAAAACAGTTGAAGATAACGGAGGGATCTATTTTGTTCCAGCATTTTCTGGACTTTTTGCACCCCATTGGAAAAGCGATGCAAGAGGTCTTATAATTGGACTTACACATTATATTAATAGGGGCCATATTGCTCGAGCTATACTTGAAGCAACTGCTTTTCAAACAAAAGAAATCTTTTTAGCAATGGAAAAAGACTCTGGCATAAAAATGAATTCTTTAAAGGCAGATGGAGGAATGGTTGTTAATAATCTGCTTATGCAATTTCAATCTGATATACTTGGAGTTCCTGTTATTTGTCCTAAAGTAACTGAAACAACAGTTCTTGGAGCTGCTTATGCCGCTGGTATTGCTGTAGGTTTTTGGGAAAATAAAGAAAGTCTTATAAAAAATTGGGAAATAGGAAATAAATGGCAGCCTAATATGGACGAAGCAAAACGAAATAAATTATATGAAGGATGGCTCAAGGCTGTAAAAAGAACCTTTGCATGGATTTAG
- the glpA gene encoding anaerobic glycerol-3-phosphate dehydrogenase subunit A, which translates to MIRYETDVIIIGGGATGTGILRDCSLRGIEAILVEKNDIASGTTGRNHGLLHSGARYAVKDIESASECISENKILKNIANHCIENTGGLFVTLKEDDPSYHDKLMRGCINANIDCEEVSLKNAFKIEPNLNKQIVRCLKVPDGTIDPFRLAAANVVDAVEKGGRILTHTEVLSLVREQDRIIGVKCLDKNGENIEIYGKITVNASGVWGQRICKTAGIGIKMFPSKGSMVIIDYRVNNVVINRCRMPSDGDIVVPGDTVSLIGTTSKKIPYEDIDDLIVDDDEIDILISDGEKLIPNISKTRVLRAYCGVRPLIAISQDVEGREITRGIVLIDHKQHDGAKGFITIAGGKLMTYRLMAEMTTNIIAEKLSVKTKCTTHLHPLPGSEKRVHDKKKTKHFNWISESIFGSTQYRHGERVYQILKKDMKNYGLICECEMVTAGEVEYALNNLFVKDIIDLRRRTRVGMGPCQGELCSYRAAGLFTEIANVAGDEAAKMLIAFLEERWKGIKPILWGDSLREIEFTYWIYQGLFCLENSISKDEDDEEDLNNA; encoded by the coding sequence ATGATTCGATACGAAACAGATGTAATAATTATAGGTGGAGGTGCAACAGGAACAGGCATCTTACGAGACTGTTCCCTTAGAGGCATCGAAGCGATCCTTGTAGAAAAGAATGATATTGCTTCAGGAACTACTGGGAGAAATCATGGATTGCTTCATTCAGGCGCCAGGTATGCTGTTAAAGATATAGAATCAGCATCAGAGTGTATTTCAGAAAATAAAATATTAAAAAATATAGCGAATCACTGCATTGAGAATACGGGAGGGTTATTTGTTACTCTTAAAGAAGATGACCCTTCCTACCACGATAAGCTCATGAGAGGATGCATAAACGCAAATATTGATTGCGAAGAGGTTAGCTTAAAAAATGCTTTTAAAATCGAGCCTAATTTAAATAAGCAAATAGTAAGGTGCCTTAAAGTTCCGGATGGAACTATAGATCCTTTTAGACTCGCCGCAGCAAATGTTGTTGATGCAGTTGAAAAAGGCGGACGCATACTTACTCATACTGAAGTATTAAGCCTTGTCAGAGAACAGGATCGTATAATCGGAGTAAAATGCCTTGATAAAAACGGTGAGAATATAGAAATTTATGGAAAGATTACAGTTAATGCGAGTGGAGTTTGGGGGCAGAGGATTTGTAAAACCGCTGGAATTGGTATTAAGATGTTTCCGTCTAAAGGTTCTATGGTAATAATCGATTACAGAGTCAATAATGTTGTTATTAATCGATGTAGAATGCCTTCAGACGGAGACATAGTCGTTCCAGGCGATACAGTTTCTCTTATTGGAACAACATCAAAAAAGATTCCCTATGAAGATATTGATGATTTAATTGTAGATGATGATGAGATAGACATTTTAATATCTGACGGTGAAAAACTTATACCAAACATTTCAAAAACACGAGTTTTAAGAGCTTATTGTGGAGTTAGACCTTTAATTGCAATATCTCAAGATGTTGAAGGCAGAGAAATAACAAGAGGCATAGTTTTAATTGATCATAAACAGCATGATGGCGCTAAAGGCTTTATAACTATAGCTGGCGGAAAGCTTATGACTTATAGGCTAATGGCTGAAATGACCACTAATATCATTGCCGAAAAATTAAGCGTAAAAACAAAGTGTACAACCCATTTGCATCCTTTGCCTGGCTCCGAAAAAAGAGTTCATGATAAAAAAAAGACTAAACATTTTAATTGGATATCTGAATCAATATTTGGTTCTACCCAATATAGGCATGGGGAAAGAGTTTATCAAATATTAAAAAAAGATATGAAAAATTATGGTCTTATATGTGAATGTGAGATGGTAACTGCAGGGGAAGTTGAATATGCTTTAAACAATTTATTTGTAAAAGATATAATTGACCTTAGAAGAAGAACAAGAGTAGGCATGGGGCCATGTCAAGGGGAGCTTTGTTCTTATCGAGCTGCTGGGTTATTTACAGAAATAGCTAATGTCGCAGGTGATGAAGCGGCTAAAATGCTTATAGCTTTCCTTGAAGAACGATGGAAAGGCATTAAGCCTATTCTTTGGGGTGATTCATTAAGGGAAATTGAATTTACTTATTGGATTTATCAAGGTTTATTTTGCTTGGAAAATTCGATTTCAAAAGATGAAGATGATGAAGAAGATTTGAATAACGCTTAA